The stretch of DNA CGACTTAAAGTTAGTCGCCCCCGAGAAACGTGCAACGTTGATTCATCATTATTATGATAATTCGATTTTATTTTTAAAACGCAGCCATAGTGAATATTCCGTCATTATGAGTACGCGAAATGTGGGAAACATTGATTTGAAGGCGTTACTCAGATATCACGAAGAACGTGACAACCCAGTGACGACCGTGTATAAACGGGTGGACCCACAAGTATTGGCACCACAAAATACCGTCTTACAATTGACGGATAAAGGCATGGCAACCGCAGTGATTCAAAAAGCCCAAGCAAAAGTGCCTAAGACGGCAACGACTGTGGCGAAGAATATGGATATTTATTTAATGAGTACTGTGGACTTAATTGAAATTTTACAAGAAGCTAATCGGCGTGGTGACTTGATTGGTTTGGAAGAATTGATGAAACAAGCGGTCATTCAGCATAATGCAAATGCGTTTGAATATACTGGTTTTCAGGCTAATATTCATGACTTATCCAGTTACTTCGCTGCGAATATGGCAATTTTAGACGAAGCTAAATTCCGGGCACTTTTCTATAGTTCGCGGCAGATCTATACGAAGGTCAAAAATGAGGTGCCAACATTTTTTGCGGAAGGCTCGCAATTCCGAGCAAGTTTATGTGGGACTGGTGGCTATATTGAAGGTCAAGTGGCTCATTCCGTCATCTTCCGCAATGTGCTCATTAATCGCGGCAGTCAGATCAAGGATTCAGTGATCATGCAAGGAACTCGTATTGGCGCCGGCACGAAGGTGGAGAACGCCATCGTGGATAAGAACGTGGTCATTGGCCCTAATCTGATTTTGAAAGGAACCCCAACGGAACCATTAGTGATTGGTAAGGGGCAACATATCTTTCGCCAAACGGAGGTGGTCGCCAGTGTCTAAAGTCTTATTTGCTGCTGCGGAAGCCGCCCCATTTTACAAAAGTGGGGGTCTAGGTGATGTGAGTCTGGCGTTACCACGGGCGTTGAAGGCCGCGAAAACCACGGTGCGAGTCGTCATTCCTTATTATGAAAAATTATTTCCAGCGCAATATCGCGACCAAGTCAAAGACGTCTTGCACTTTACCGTCCAAGTTGGTGACACCCCGCGCTATTGTGGGATTAAAACGATTAAGCTGGCCGGCCTGACGTATTATCTGATCGATAACCAAGATTATTTTGGTCGCGAGAACATGTACGGCTATTGGGATGACGGCGAACGGTTTGCCTTTTTCCAAATGGCAATCTGCGAAATGATGGAACGGGTGGCCTATATTCCAGATGTGCTGCACCTGAATGACTGGCACACTGCCTTTATTCCAGTTTTACTGAAAGAAAAATATTATTGGATTCAGGCCTACCGGCAGATCAAAACGTTACTGACGATTCACAATCTACAATTTCAGGGTATCTATGATCCGATTATTTTGGACAGCTTGTTTAAGATCGGGTGGCAAACTTTTAACGAAGAAGGCATCGCCTTTTATGGTCAGGTCAACTTTTTAAAGGCTGGGATCAATTTTGCGGATGCGGTCAATACCGTGTCACCCACTTACGCGCAAGAGATTCAAACGCCACAGTTTGGTGAACGCTTAGACGGGGTGTTACGGGCTAATCAAGGTAAACTGAGCGGAATTATGAATGGTATTGAGACACAACTCTATGATCCAGCGACGGA from Lactiplantibacillus brownii encodes:
- the glgA gene encoding glycogen synthase GlgA; translation: MSKVLFAAAEAAPFYKSGGLGDVSLALPRALKAAKTTVRVVIPYYEKLFPAQYRDQVKDVLHFTVQVGDTPRYCGIKTIKLAGLTYYLIDNQDYFGRENMYGYWDDGERFAFFQMAICEMMERVAYIPDVLHLNDWHTAFIPVLLKEKYYWIQAYRQIKTLLTIHNLQFQGIYDPIILDSLFKIGWQTFNEEGIAFYGQVNFLKAGINFADAVNTVSPTYAQEIQTPQFGERLDGVLRANQGKLSGIMNGIETQLYDPATDAALAATYTAKDLAPKKVDKAALQQAVGLPTADVPVLAVVSRLTTQKGMELLLDALDDFLKVQSAQVIILGTGDPTLEQAFRVYQSAYPDQVAAQIKFDVTLAQQIYAGSDIFLMPSAFEPSGLSQMMAMRYGTLPLVHLVGGLKDTVVPYNQYTGAGTGFGFEAYQPDVLRQIMTMAVTLYDQNPAAWQQLQQQAMAPDFGWERSAQKYQQIYTTITS
- the glgD gene encoding glucose-1-phosphate adenylyltransferase subunit GlgD; translation: MKRGSVSAIINLVEPWEALEPLTTNRPVGMLPFGGRYRLLDFPLSSVINAGIQNVMVTSPRSGRSVSDHLRSGRDWNLDTIRGGLFMYPYNDLKLVAPEKRATLIHHYYDNSILFLKRSHSEYSVIMSTRNVGNIDLKALLRYHEERDNPVTTVYKRVDPQVLAPQNTVLQLTDKGMATAVIQKAQAKVPKTATTVAKNMDIYLMSTVDLIEILQEANRRGDLIGLEELMKQAVIQHNANAFEYTGFQANIHDLSSYFAANMAILDEAKFRALFYSSRQIYTKVKNEVPTFFAEGSQFRASLCGTGGYIEGQVAHSVIFRNVLINRGSQIKDSVIMQGTRIGAGTKVENAIVDKNVVIGPNLILKGTPTEPLVIGKGQHIFRQTEVVASV